The genomic DNA GGCTGATCGGATGGCCGACGGCCGCGATGGCTTCCCCTGCGGCGATCTTCGGGAGCCATTCGTTCGCCAGATTCCCGCCGATCTCCCCGAGCAACGGCACGGCAACGGCAGCCGTGCTGATCACGGGCTCCGCAAGCGCCGCGCGCCCGGCCTCTTCGATCAGAAGCACCATCTCTTCCTCGCAGAGACCCATGCCGCCATGCTGTTCCGGGACGAGCAGGCCCGGCAGGCCGATCTCCGCCAACTGCTTCCACAGCTCGGGCGAGCGCCCCGTTTCCGTCTCCCACAGCGCACGCACGGATTCGGGTGTGACTTCGCCCTGCAAGAACTCACGCACGGTGCTCTGCAACAGCTCCTGGTCTTCGTCGAAGCGAAAATCCATGACTACCTCGGCAGCCCGAGAATGCGTTCGGCGATGATGTTGCGCTGGATCTCGTTCGTGCCCGCGTAGATGGGGCCCGAGAGCGCAAACAGGTAGCCGTCGAGCCAGCCGCCAACGTCACCGGCCGCCGGCGCTTCCGGCAGCAGCTCGCCCCGGTCGCCCAGGATTTCGAGGGCCAGCTCGTGCATGCGCAGATCGAGTTCGCTCCAGAAGATCTTGTTGAGGCTGGCTTCGGCACCGATCTTTCCCGCCGCCAGCAAGCGTGAGACCGTGCGATGGGTTTCCAGGGTGTACGCCTCCGCCGCGATCCAGCAGCGTGTGACTTCATCACGCACGGACCTTTCGACCGCATCGCCGTGCAAACGCGCCAGCTCCACCAGGCGCTTCGCCGTTGCCTGGAAGCGCGCAGGGCTGCGCAGCATCAGGCCGCGTTCGAAGCCCGCCGTTGCCATGGCGACGTTCCAGCCCTTGCCTTCTTCCCCGAGCTGGTGCTCCGCGGGTACGCGCACATCGTCGAAGAAGACCTCGGCGAAGCCTGGCAGGCCGTCCAGTTGTTCGATCGGTCGGACGGTGATGCCCGGCAGGTCGAGAGGTACGAGAATGAACGTGAGGCCTCGGTGACGCTCCGATTCCGGATCCGTGCGGAACATTCCGAAGAGCCAATCGGCGAATGCGCCGCGCGAGGCCCAGGTCTTCTGGCCGTTCAGCACGAAATGATCGCCATCCCGGGAGGCGGCGGCCTGGATGTTGGCCATGTCCGAGCCCGCGTTCGGTTCACTCCAACCCTGAGCCCAGACTTCTTCGCTTGCCGCCATCGGCGGCAGGAAACGCGCCTTCTGTTCGGGCGTGCCGTATTCCATGATCGTCGGGCCGAGCAGGAAGATCCCGTTCTGATTGATGCGTTTCGGTGCGCCGACCCGGTAGTACTCTTCTTCGAAGATCAGCCACTCGAGCAGGTTGGCGCCGCGGCCGCCGTACTCGACGGGCCACGGCACCATCGCCCAGCCGCCGGCATTGAGCTGCGCCTCCCACTCCCGATGTTGCTTGGCACCCTCCGCGGTATCGAAGGATTTCAAGGGTTCTGAAGGGACGTTCGCTTCCAGCCACTTCCGCGCATCCGCACGGAACGCACGTTGGTCCTGGGTGTAGTCGAGATCCATCTTCCGGCTCAGTCTTCTACTCTGGAATCACTCATCGAATTTCGAGTCACGCTTCTCGACGAAGGCATCGCGCGATTCCTGGGAATCGGGGCTGGTGTAGAGCTCGAAGGTAAAGCCCTGCTCGTAGCGGTAGCTCTCCTTCGGGTCCAACAGCTCGATTCCATTCAGCGACCACTTGGCGAGTTCGACCGCCTTCGGGCTCTTGCTGGCGATCTTGCCCGCCAACTCCATCGCCGTATCGCGCAGCTTGTCCGCCGGAACCACCTGGAGGACGCCGC from bacterium includes the following:
- a CDS encoding acyl-CoA dehydrogenase, yielding MDLDYTQDQRAFRADARKWLEANVPSEPLKSFDTAEGAKQHREWEAQLNAGGWAMVPWPVEYGGRGANLLEWLIFEEEYYRVGAPKRINQNGIFLLGPTIMEYGTPEQKARFLPPMAASEEVWAQGWSEPNAGSDMANIQAAASRDGDHFVLNGQKTWASRGAFADWLFGMFRTDPESERHRGLTFILVPLDLPGITVRPIEQLDGLPGFAEVFFDDVRVPAEHQLGEEGKGWNVAMATAGFERGLMLRSPARFQATAKRLVELARLHGDAVERSVRDEVTRCWIAAEAYTLETHRTVSRLLAAGKIGAEASLNKIFWSELDLRMHELALEILGDRGELLPEAPAAGDVGGWLDGYLFALSGPIYAGTNEIQRNIIAERILGLPR